Within Lagopus muta isolate bLagMut1 chromosome 1, bLagMut1 primary, whole genome shotgun sequence, the genomic segment ccatctccatctccatcccatctccatccccatctccatccccatccccattcccatccccatctccatcccatccccatctcacCCATCCCAtcctccatcccatccctcatcccccatccccatcaccccatcccatccccatctccatccccatcccatccccatccccatccccatccccatcccatccccatccccatccaccccatccccatccccatccccatctccatcccatccatctcACCCCAATCCCCATCctaccccatcccatcccctctccctccccatcgcatcccatctcatccccaCCTTCTTCCTATCCTCATCCCAGTTATCATCCACATTCTATCTCatccccacccccctccccatctCATTCCCATCAGCATCCtcatccccaaccccatccccatcctatTCCATCCTcaccccctccccatccccatctccatccccatcctgtCTCATCCTCATCCCCCCACTCACCCCGAgtggaaaagggggaaaaggatGAGTAGggctgctcccccccccccccccccccccccgctcccttTGCAATTAAATAGATGTTAATTAGCCGAAAATGGCCAAAGACCTGATGTCCCATCCAGGCTCACGCAGTCACCTCCACCTCCCGGATGGGGGGCACACGGGGTGCCATGGGGAGCCCCCACCAGAAGCCTGGCACAGGgacccccatcccatccccaccatgacGTGGCTCGAATAGGCACGCTTTGCCACTGcttggcacagcacagctgggcgCAGCGCCCCGAGCTTGACACGACTTTACACGGCACGGCTCAGCTTGGCACGGCTCAGTTTGGCACAGCTCGGCACGGCACGGTTCGCTGGGGCTCAGATGAACacggcacagctcagcacagctccccaggaCGTGGCATCGCTATGCTCCACCCTGGGCAGGGGGCACAGGTCCGGGTGAGGAGCGGACTCGACCCCGTTCCCGgccgagccgtgccgagccgagccgagccaAATCCCGAGGAGcggagccgagccgagccgagccaAATCCCGAGGAGcggagccgagccgagccgagccaAATCCGGAGCAGcggagccgagccgagccgagccaAATCCCGaggagccgagccgagccgagccgagccgtgCCGCCCCGTTCCCCGTGGCTCCTCCCGCTGCTCCTCCCGCCCGGCGATATTTAACCTGGGCCGGGTGGGGAGCAGCAACGCGCAGAGAGAGCGGCTCCCAGCGGAGCCGACACCGGGACCGGGCAGCCCCGCAGGCAGGTACGGGTGGCACCGGGCACGGCACGAGGCGGGGTGGGCACCGGGGGAACAGCGCTGCTATCGGCTCAGACTTCGGCGCTGGGACCCCCGGAGCCGCTTCGTGGTACATTGCGCTGAACCGAGCCGTGCCCATCTGCGCCCATCCGAGCCTTGCCCGGCCCTGAGCGGCTCTCCTCTCCCCGCAGCAGCCGCCCCGGCCACGCCATGAGAGCAGCGCTGGGTTGCATCACCCTCGCTCTGTGCGCTCTACAGCTGCCCCACGGCCGAGCCCTGCCCCACGGCCGCTCTCCCAAGCACAGGTGAGGCGATCCAGCATCGCCCTGCATCCCGCAGAGCGGGGGCAGCTCCGGGGGTCTGTGGAAGGGAGACGGGGGGGACTCCTATGGATCCTTTTGTGGTGGTCCCGAAGTGCTGTGGGAGCCCCGGAGTGGGGCAGGGAATGGGGGAGATAGGGGAATAGAAgatagggatgggatggggaatggGAATAGGggtggggatatggggatagGGTGGAATGGggaatggggacagggatgggatggagatctAGGGAATGGGAGGtaggggatgggatggagaatTGGGACAGGGAAGGGGAAATGAGGAATGGGAAATTGGGGGGAATGGGAGATGGGGAGAAGGAGGTATTTGATAGAGAATGGGGGTAGAGATAGGGGATGGGACcggggaatggggatggggattgGGTGGAATGGGGAATGGTGATAggaatggggacatgggggatGGGGAATAGGAGATATCTGATGGGGAAGGGGGGCAGGGATGGAGATACGGGGAACGGGAGGGGGGATGGAATAGGAGAcaggggatgggaatgggacCAGGGATGGGGTGGAATGGGGGATGGGAATTAGGATAGGGATGAGAGTCAGATAtgaggaatggggatgggggatGGGATCAGGGAATAAGGCAGAGtggggatagggatggggataTGGGGTCTGAGAGAGAGGGAATGGGGTACAGGGGCTGGGAAAGGGGGATGGGGTGGAATGGGTGGTGGGTGACGTGGAATTGGGATAGGGGTGAAAATCAGATATGGAGAATGGGAATAAGGATGGGGATTTGGGAAATAGGGGGGAATGGGAGATGGGGAATAGGAAATATGTtgggggatggggacagagatGGGCTGGAATGGGGATAGGGATGGAAATATGGGGAATGGGACCAGGGAGTGGGGTTGGAGTTGAATGGGAGATAGAAGATGGAACCAGGGAATGGGGTGGAATGGGGATAGGGCTGAGGATATGGGGAATGGGAGACAGGGGATGGGGAACAGGGCTGAGGAATGGGAATGGGGGTGGAACTGGAGATGGGGAACTGGGACAGGGATGAGAATCAGATATGGGGAACAGGGGGTGAGGAATGGGACCGGGGGATGAgatggaggggtggggagggaggggggaaaggatAGGAATGTGGGAAATGGAACTGGAGGATGGGGAACAgggctgggatgggatggggatgtgggggatgGGAGACAGGGGATGGGGAATGGGGACCTGAGGCTGAGTGGGAAGGGCTGAGGGGCGCTGAGGGCTGCACACACAGGGGCACCATGGGTGTGTATGGGGCACCTCCTGTCCGTGTGCGTTGTGTGAGGGTGTGGGGCGTGAGGATGGCGTGGGACACGCGTGTGTCAGGCGGTGTGCACATGCCTGGACACGCGTGTAGCTGTGTGTGGGGGGTTGATGGCGTGCGTGCGTGGCTGCACGCGCTGCGGCACGTGGGTGTGCGGTGTGGGTCAGGGGTTACGGCGCTTTCACGGGTGGGAGAAGGGGGAACACGACTGTATGTGTGGGGTCACCCCATGGCCATAGATGTGTCCGTGTCCATATCTGCTGGGGGGTGCTGTCTCTGATGTGGATGGGGGGCAGGTGACGTGTTCTAGGGATGGCTCTCTGCCCAGTGCCCCCCTGTGCACAAACACCCccctcttctctctgcagatTCCCAGGGGCAGTGAACCAGTGCGGGATCAGGGCAGAGGATGGACAAGTGCTTGGGGGAGGGAAGGGCGAGAGCTGAGCCAGGGACGCAGTCACGGTCATGGGCAGAGAGCAGctaggggtgtgtgtgtgtgtaggggGGGGGGCTCTGGGGCACATGCATGGGGGGTGTGGGATGCAATGCTCTGCACCCACCCCGTCCCACTGACCCCATCCCACTGACCCCATGCCATTCTCTTGCAGGGAACCCCCAGACAGGAGACTCCCCCCAGCCATTCTGCGCTTACCCCACCGGCACCCACCGTCGCCCCACGGGGAGCCTCCCCAAGGGCTACAATCCAACCTCAGACTCAAACAACTCATCATCCCTCGCCCCCAACCGGCCCTATGGCACGGCCCCAAGCCGTCCCCAAGGCACAGACACCGACACCCCCCGGGGCAGCGGGGCCGGCGTCACATCGGGGCTCGGCTGCACCGCGCTCAGCCGCTGAGGGTGGGCTGCGTGCTGGGCACGTGTCAGGTGCAGAACCTCAGCCACCGCCTATGGCAGCTGATGGGCCGCCCAGGCCGCCAGGACTCATCCCCCATGAACCCCAACAGCCCCCACAGCTATGGgtaaagggttttttttccccccccctcctgcTTCTCCCCCTTCCCAGGACTGTGTGGGTCGGGTAGGAGCTGACACTAAAGCACTTCCAGCGGCTGTGGGCTCCTGTGCGCCTTTCTGTGGGATCCCTGCAggggatggggcagcagggGGGTGGTGAAACCTCACAGGGATGCACCCgtggaggggatgggatggacgGAGCGCAACCAGGGGGGATATCGACGGAGCAGCAAGCACTTCCATGGAGGTACCAGCGTGactgccccatggctgcagctccaTGTGCCCCGTTCCTGTGCCAACTCTGGGGTGCACAACTGCACGGACACCCCTAGGACTCTCCTGGGAGACCCGACACCTCCTGTCCCCATTGGGTCCCCGCCCCAGCGAGGTGCCCTGGGCTCAAACGCTGCGATTTTGGCACAGATGCGCGCGGCCGCGTTCCCCCAAGCCGTGCGCGCTGACCCGGGGGATCGCGATCCTGCGGTGCCGCCTGGCGGCCGCGCTGCTCTGtctgtccgtccgtccgtccgtccagCCATTCTTGTGTCCGCGTGGCTTCCCGTCCATCTGTCCGTCCTCCTGCCTGGCTGGCTGTCCCGTCCGCACATCCACTTCTCCATCCGTGTgtccgtccatccgtccatccatctGCCCGTCTGTCCTTCCTTCCTACTGCCTGTTTGTCCTCCTGGCTGCCCATCCCCCTCCCCAAGTCCATCTGTccccccagcccctctcccccctcGGGGTGCAGTGTCTCGCCCCCCCAGTTCTCCCCCTGTTGGCTGCACCGTTTCCCACTCCCAGGATGTGGAGGGGGTGCGAGATGCAGAGGATCCCCACAtcccccttctccctcccccagccccaaccaacaccccccacctcccctcccATAGGCTAGGAAAAGCCACTGGGCCCttggggggagggagaaagcagcagcagaaccaggGACCCCCCCTAACCCCAATCTGCAGCCCTACACTCGGTGCTTGTCCCATTTGTCCCCGCCACCCCTGTGCCCCCTTTGCCCCGAGCAAGGAGCAGTGCGGTCAGACTTCAGCTCCCCCCACCACCTCCCAAAGCTTTAGGGGTCCTACCTACAGATGAAGTTCCTCAGCAACGGGTGGATTGGGGGGGGGCTCCTCACTTCCAGGCTGCATTTGTGGGGCAGGCCAGGTTGTGGGGAGCAGCTCAGGACTCCCCAGTGCAGTGACCGCAGCACCTCAGGGTGCCTTGGCCATGGGTTCAAACATTAACTGGGGGCGGTTAACTGGTGACTGATTGCCCCTGAGCCTGGGGATAAAGGTGGGGGGTCCTGGCAGCTGCATGTGTGCCCCCATCCTGGACAGCAATGAAGGTCCTGCAGGCGGTGAGTAGCTCATGGAGGGCAGGACAGCAGCCACCCTCCCCCTAAGGAAGCCCACCCCATAACTTGGAGTGGTGAAGAGCAGCCATGGGGGAGGCAGGAGAGTCCCTCTGtggagggggtggggggtcTCAGGGCTTCAGTGCCATCACCTCAAAGTGGGGCCCAAGCCCGTGGATCTGACTCCCAACACATGGATCTGACCATGCAACACCATGCAATGTTGCTCAATGTTGTTCAGttggaggtgggggggggggtttctTTTGGGGTCACAACATTCCTGAACCCTCACTCTGCTCCGGGGAGGTGGAGGAATGGGGGCAATGGTTGGGTTAAGGGCTGGCCTTGCTCACCTGGAGCCTTCCACCAGGACCCCAACCCTAATGAGCCACAGGCCAGCAAGGACAAGGCTGAGCTGCGCAACTACACGGTgaggggtggctgtggggctggggagaggCCATAGGGCTgagggggctgtggggagggggggggatcTGTGAGGTTAGAGGGAA encodes:
- the ADM2 gene encoding protein ADM2, which produces MRAALGCITLALCALQLPHGRALPHGRSPKHREPPDRRLPPAILRLPHRHPPSPHGEPPQGLQSNLRLKQLIIPRPQPALWHGPKPSPRHRHRHPPGQRGRRHIGARLHRAQPLRVGCVLGTCQVQNLSHRLWQLMGRPGRQDSSPMNPNSPHSYG